Proteins encoded within one genomic window of Natator depressus isolate rNatDep1 chromosome 1, rNatDep2.hap1, whole genome shotgun sequence:
- the CHRM2 gene encoding muscarinic acetylcholine receptor M2, producing MNNSTYINSSAEDVMALGSPYKTVEVVFIVLVAGSLSLVTIIGNILVMVSIKVNRHLQTVNNYFLFSLACADLIIGVFSMNLYTLYTVIGYWPLGPVVCDLWLALDYVVSNASVMNLLIISFDRYFCVTKPLSYPVKRTTKMAGMMIAAAWVLSFILWAPAILFWQFIVGGRTVPDGECYIQFFSNAAVTFGTAIAAFYLPVIIMTILYWQISRASKSRIKKGKKEPAQTQDPVSPSLVQSKIVKPNNNNIPTSEDGLEHSKIQNGKATGEAVTENCVPGEEKESSNDSTSISVVASNVKEDEATKEATKASVSQVHSKGENSKLTCIRIVTKSQKGDCCAPTNTTVEIVGTNGQNGDEKQNNVARKIVKMTKQPAKKKPPPSREKKVTRTILAILLAFIITWTPYNVMVLINSFCVSCIPNTVWTIGYWLCYINSTINPACYALCNATFKKTFKHLLMCHYKNIGATR from the coding sequence ATGAATAACTCAACTTACATAAACTCCTCCGCCGAGGATGTTATGGCACTGGGGAGTCCTTATAAAACTGTTGAGGTGGTCTTCATAGTCCTGGTAGCAGGATCTCTCAGTCTAGTGACCATCATTGGGAACATCCTGGTCATGGTGTCCATCAAAGTCAACAGGCACCTGCAGACTGTCAACAATTACTTCCTGTTCAGCTTGGCATGTGCCGACTTGATTATTGGTGTCTTTTCCATGAACCTGTACACACTTTACACTGTGATTGGCTACTGGCCCTTGGGGCCCGTGGTATGTGACCTGTGGCTGGCTCTTGATTATGTGGTCAGCAATGCCTCTGTCATGAACCTTCTCATCATCAGCTTTGACAGATATTTTTGTGTCACCAAGCCTCTGTCGTACCCTGTAAAGAGGACCACTAAGATGGCGGGTATGATGATTGCAGCCGCTTGGGTGCTGTCCTTCATCTTGTGGGCGCCTGCAATTCTGTTCTGGCAGTTCATTGTTGGGGGAAGAACTGTTCCTGATGGGGAGTGCTACATCCAGTTTTTTTCCAATGCTGCTGTCACCTTTGGCACTGCTATTGCAGCCTTCTACCTGCCCGTTATCATCATGACCATCCTCTACTGGCAGATATCTCGTGCCAGCAAGAGCagaataaaaaagggaaaaaaggaaccAGCACAAACCCAGGATCCAGTTTCTCCCAGTTTGGTCCAAAGTAAAATAGTGAAACCAAACAATAACAACATCCCAACGAGTGAGGATGGGTTGGAGCACAGCAAAATTCAGAATGGTAAAGCCACAGGAGAGGCTGTGACAGAGAACTGCGTtccaggggaggagaaggagagctCTAATGACTCCACTTCCATCAGCGTGGTTGCTTCCAATGTGAAGGAGGATGAAGCTACCAAAGAGGCCACCAAGGCTTCTGTCTCCCAAGTCCACTCGAAAGGGGAGAATTCCAAGCTGACATGCATCAGGATAGTTACTAAGTCCCAAAAGGGTGACTGCTGTGCCCCAACCAATACCACCGTGGAGATTGTAGGTACTAATGGCCAAAATGGGGATGAGAAGCAAAACAATGTGGCCCGTAAAATTGTCAAGATGACCAAGCAGCCAGCCAAAAAGAAACCACCCCCTTCTCGAGAAAAAAAAGTGACCAGGACTATCTTGGCTATTCTCTTGGCCTTCATCATTACCTGGACACCATACAATGTGATGGTGCTCATCAACAGCTTCTGCGTCTCCTGCATTCCCAACACTGTATGGACTATTGGTTACTGGCTCTGTTATATCAACAGCACCATCAACCCTGCCTGCTACGCGCTTTGCAATGCTACCTTTAAGAAAACCTTTAAGCACCTTCTTATGTGTCATTACAAGAACATAGGAGCCACAAGGTAA